The proteins below are encoded in one region of Telopea speciosissima isolate NSW1024214 ecotype Mountain lineage chromosome 10, Tspe_v1, whole genome shotgun sequence:
- the LOC122644204 gene encoding syntaxin-22-like: MSFQDLQNGGKTSSVGRSSSQNPSQAVAAGIFQINTAVAGFRRLVDAIGTSKDTPEHRQKLHNSRQRIGQLVKETSAKLKSLSDSDHASNVNPRKKVEDAKLARDFQATLQDFQKAQQLAAERESAYAPSIQPTSSLTSSSSAENEASDRDHESQRFLSEQRRQEVLLLGNEVAFNEAIIEEREQGIKDIQQEIGQANEIFRDLAVLVHEQGVVIDDIQSNIEASSATTTQAKVQLSKAHKNVKSRSSWCWWVLVIFVLVVVIILLFFII; this comes from the exons ATGAGCTTCCAAGATCTACAAAATGGCGGCAAAACCTCGTCCGTCGGCCGGAGTTCCTCTCAGAACCCTTCTCAGGCAGTGGCCGCTGGAATATTCCAGATCAATACGGCCGTCGCCGGCTTCCGGCGACTCGTTGACGCCATTGGAACCTCCAAGGACACTCCTGAGCACCGTCAGAAGCT GCACAATTCAAGGCAACGGATCGGGCAGTTAGTGAAGGAGACTTCTGCTAAGCTCAAATCACTAAGTGATTCAGATCATGCTAGTAATGTTAAT CCAAGGAAGAAAGTAGAAGATGCTAAGCTTGCAAGAGATTTTCAAGCTACCTTGCAAGATTTCCAGAAAGCCCAACAGCTTGCCGCAGAGCGTGAGTCAGCTTATGCACCTTCTATCCAACCAACTTCTTCACTGACAAG TTCCAGTTCTGCTGAAAATGAAGCTTCTGATAGGGATCATGAGAGTCAACGTTTTCTAAGTGAACAGAGGAG ACAAGAGGTACTACTGCTGGGTAATGAGGTTGCATTCAATGAGGCTATAATAGAGGAGAGGGAGCAAGGAATTAAAGACATACAACAAGAAATTGGACAAGCAAATGAGATATTTCGGGACCTTGCTGTTCTAGTTCATGAGCAAGGAGTGGTGATAG ATGACATTCAATCAAACATTGAAGCTTCATCTGCTACAACAACGCAAGCTAAAGTGCAACTTTCAAAGGCTCACAAGAATGTCAAATCTAGATCATCGTGG TGTTGGTGGGTACTGGTGATTTTCGTATTAGTGGTGGTCATTATCCTCCTTTTCTTTATCATATAA